ACCATGATATTAGGCAACTCTTCggacctgaaccccatagagatcAACGGGTAAACACCCAACCCACAGCAGTACAGACAAGTTAAAGGCCACTGTCAAAACAGCCTGGGCTTTTAGTAACATGTCAGCAGTGCCATAAGGTCACACCACATTGATGCAGTCATTTGTGGTAAAGGAGCCCCAACCAAGCATGTAGTGGATCAGTGAAAATTACTCCAGATGTTGGACATTTTTATGTACAGCTTTTCTAATCATTTGAGATACTGGATGTCATGAGCTATAAGCCATACTGgtcaaaagcaaaacaaaaaaaggcctGAAATGTCACTTTCTGTATGATGAAAATAATagcttaaaaaattaaaaattaaaaaacaaaaaaacaaaatatgaacaaaaatgacctttaaaaaacattaaaagtctttaaatatactAATAAGACAGGAATGGCCTCTACTCTTGGTCGCCGCTTGGTTGCCTGTTTACTGAACATCTCAGAGGCCCGGGAGAGAAATTTGGTGGAGACTGTGGCTCAAGCAGCTATAACTGATAAACATGGTAAGGTTACACAAGTGAATGTCATGTGTATATGACTGCTTATTTATCATATACTCTGCAGTAATATGTGTAGTTTTTCCAACTGTAACATTCTCAATCTTGGTGTAAATTACCTCAGGACGAAGACGAAAGGGCACAACAGTTCTCAATATCTTCAGTGACTACGACTACAACCGATCTGTCATCACAATTGTGGCCAGCATTGACCTCATCAGTAAGTTGTCTGGATGTGGATTCTCTTAAACCTGCTGATATGCTGCAGGTTCAAGTGCACCATATCAGTTTACAGCTTACAGCTGCTCTGTAGCAATAAGAGGAAAATTAAGCTTTAAAACTGATGTCAAGCATTTATCTGTCCAAACGTTTGCTGATTACTTACAAACCCAAAGACTttgagctgcaggtttgacaggtAGAGTGGTAGTATGAAAGTCATTGCTAAGATGGTAGAGAATGAAAAGGAGGTTTGCATGGGCTGTGCTGCATTACTGTACTGCTATTCCCATCACCACTACTTTGTACAATTATGCTGTACGTTTCTCTAggacagagcatttcacaccaaaccactttgACTGACTATTGATGTTTTAATTATGCAGGAATTCATTTGGAAAAATCAGTAGAATTCCCATTCAGTCATTCCAAGACTCACAACTAAACCGTTTCATGTTTGCCTTTAGCTTGGTGGACTAGAGTCCAGTGCAGTTAAGTGGTTTTTCAGCTGTTTACTTAGACATGTATTAGCAAATTCACTAAAGAGCAGCATTTTCCCTATATCTGCTGTAGCTGGCCTATTTAGCATAAGGATTATTtcaatgcatttacatttacatttacatttacggcatttagcagacgctcttatccagagcgacttacaaagtgctttgctatttacccaagaaaagccttagctagttagaatagactaataattcaaagatacctccaagcttagacattactaaacacaatacaataaggcgaccatagaactattcgtccaagtactctctgaagaggtgggtcttcagtctgcgtttgaagacagcgagcgactcggccgtttggacatccaggggcagctcgttccaccactttggtgccaggacagaaaaaagcctggacgcttgtctttccGCAGATTTCTCTGCTTAGTCAAAGGACAGATAATAGATGAGACACTTATAATAGAAACCAATTGACTGTTGTCTTGGCAACAAGTGCTGAAGTGTTCCTGTAACAGATTAGTTCAATTGCATGGTTGAGAAGGGAAATCACATTGAACTGGACTCTGGCCCATGTTTTTGATGTCCATGAGTGCAAGTACCTGAGACAATACCACATCAGATGAGCTGACAGTAATGTGATCTGACACTCTCAAATTATGGATTTGTTCTTTCTTTTGGTTTGATCAATGGTCTCTGAAATCTGCAGCAATTATATAATTTTTGAGTTAATAATAATCTGTCTTTTTTGGTTGGTACTGTCTTAGAGGATGCAGTCTTGTCTGCATGCGAGCAGGCGTTCTCAATGATTGATATGAATGAGCACGAAGGCGTTCACCCCTGCATGGGAGCTGTGGACCTTGTACCCCTGTACCCTCTGGGACAGGATGTGGATTTGGAGGATTGTGGAAAAGAGGCCCGAGGTAAGTCATGTAACATGTAACAGAGCATATTAAGATTTTACCTAGCCAGTATGTTCCTGTGGCCCTGTCATACCATCTTTCCTGCTCAGTTTTAGCCACTGAGCTGACCGAACGGGTTCTGGGCACCAGTGCGTTTTTCTTTGGCTGGGCGGATGTACCACTGCGTCGTGGCCTTGCTCAGAGGAGAAAGGAGATGGGCTGGTTCCGGAAGGTTCCAAACATGGCGGCTATCCAGCCAGATATTGGACCACAACCTACAAGACAATATGGACTAACAGGTGGGAAGTGAAGTCCTTCCTTGGCATCAAAGTCAAGTATCTGGATAATAGCGACATGCAGTTACACTGAGTAGTTAAATGCATCTCCAGTTAGCCAGACTAAAATTGGATTGCTTCGTGGGACAGGATATGCAAATTTGCTGAATTTGCTGAATTGCGCCTTTTTATTAATCTTGTTGAATTTAGACTGAACAGACTTGGAAAATGAATTCCATAAGAAGGGTTGGTGAACATCAATGTCCACTTTTTATCTCATTCTTTAGGTATTGGTGCCAGTTCTTATGTGATGAACTGCAACGTAACCATCGATACCCAGGATCTTGCCCTAGGTCGGGGTGTGGCTGCAGCCATCCGAGAGTCCAGTCCAGGTGGTATTCCAGGTGTTCAGGTCATGGCCCTGCCCCATGAAGGCACTGTGGAAATTGCCTGTAATGTAGAAAGTGTGCAAGCAGGCTCTCCGTCTGATCTGTCTAATGGCATGGAACCGTGGCCAGCATTCACCATTGGGGATCGGAACTTATTCCACGCGCCAGCCTCACTCATTACTGCCCGTGTCACAGAGTTGGCTGGTTGCCATGGGGTGGCTACCAAAGGTACAGCATTAGTGGGGTTCACGCCACTTGAGTGCAAGGACTTAGCAGAGAGGGCGCTGGCTCAGGAAATCGGAGAATTCTGGAAGATGCTGCACAGTGTACGAATGTAATTACACaggtaattaaaaaataatattcataatttaGTTTAGGAAATTGAGTAGCGTAAAACTAATGATAAGCCATGTGTTAACCATTTATTACAAGTATTGTGTTACAGTACCATGAATCTGTTGTACAATATTATTGTGAATTTTAGAGGTACAAGTACAAAACAATGGCCTACTACACTGCAAATGTTTGTTGTAATTTAACAACTGTATAATGAATCCATAAAACATGTATTTGATTATTATTCATAGAAAAActtgaaaaaaaacccacctgtTTCACTTAGTTAATGGGTAATAGTatacatgtttattttatttgtaattaagACAAAATAATTCACAAAATATTCAATACATAATCGTgtagtatatagtgtataataatgTAGTATACTGGACATTGGAATTAGGTGtattaaataatgtttaattaataaaacacattacacacatttatttattaccaATGTAACACTCAAAGCAAGCACTGATCTTAGCTGAACTGATCctaaaatactttttaaattatacttATTTAATTACCTTTATTAATTAGACCTTTTATTACTGGTTTACCATATCAAACATACCATATCAAATGGTTAAAATAATTGTTATTTTGCTAGTGCAAAGAGTATGCGAACCGCTAAGAAAATGACAATTTGAAAAGAGGACAGTGCTCCCATGTATTCAGACAGGTTTCACTTGccatgcaaacaaacaaacaagtttATCACAGCTAAAACCACTCTTTACATAATTACTAGGGGTTTAGGTAGTAATTATGATGGAGACATCAGTAATGCAAGAGTCTCTGAGTATGGTGTAAAAGTGAGGTTACCACAGAGCAAGTTCAGTCTGTTCAAGACACTTTGAGACACTGGTGACCGTACATTCAGTGCTTGCTTTAGGCTTGCTGAAAATCGCACAGATTTCATATATTCAGTACACTGACCagtgaaaagaaataaaattactatgtaaaaataatatttctgtatcactttacttggatggtccagtATAGATGCCTCGTATATGCTcatctgacattcaactaacattccaCAGAATATGCATTAAATGCAACTGACCTTTAAGTTGAATGTAcatgactgtctattgaatgtaaccccacaactacccctaaccctaatcttaaatttaaccctaaaccaaaccctaaaagggtgaggttaaggttagggttatggttacaTTCAACAGAGAGCCATTTACATTCAACCTAAAGATAAGTTGCATTCAGTACATATTCAGTTTATGTCAGATGAGCATTCATGAGGCACCTGCAACTGCACCATCCAAGTATTACCAAATATATTTTCCAGATGTTGAGAACATTGTTCCCAAACAAGCTACATTCTACATTTAACAAAATGAACTCGTGATAATGGTTATTGTGCACCACAAGTATTTCAGAGTAATCATAGCATATATAATACACTAATTCCAAATGCCCAGATTACTACATtgtacaaataaatatttggacttacATAAAAGGCATTTTCAAAATACATGTGGAAATGTTGACAAATTGACCAATATTTCATTTGGTCTCTGAagcattagtttttttttttattaaatataaaaaatatataagaaaTGAACTAATCAAACATCTGTAGAAACATGTAAAATAATGTTACTACAGTTCTGAACATAAGGATAAATATAAATCTTTTTTTCATACTGATCTATACATGATCTGCACATTCCTGCAGATACTGAATGTGAATTATACCTTGGGAGGTGTTTTACTTCTTTTAAAGGCAGCAGTATTTTGGCCTAGTATTCCTCTGTAATTCCAAACAATTGTTGATAAATGTCATGAAAGACCACAAGTGACAAACCAAAAATGAAGGCAGGGGGTATATCATGTAGAAAACAAGGCCAACAGAATTTGCAAGTCTGTGAAATGTGTTTTTGCATTATACATTTTATGATTTAGAACATTGTTCGTTCAACTCTGCAAGAGAAAACAAATGGAATTAAGACAATTGCCACTATTTATTGTGTAACTTTAATTGCTTGTCTGCTGTGCTTAGTGATACATCCTAGAGACTTTCTTCTTAGAAGTTGGCCAGGTGTATGGGTGGACATCTTGTGTAGGCCAACATTCCTAGCAAAAAGGATTCCTTCTTATGAGAAGAGGATGCTTGCTGAGTCACTGTACTGTTCCATAAAAGGTATGCAAGCTCATGCTCAGTAGTGAACAAAATGGTTATACTTGTGGCTGCCTGCCATAATTGGCAGGTAATAAACTTAATCACCTTTTGgcaacatttatttttacagtccAACCTTTTTTTGGTATGTGTTCATATAACGGGAGTCAGGATGAACAGAGACCACAGGGTAAAATTCACACTTGTTAAATTCTAGTTTTATTCCTAATTAAATAAACCTACGTGTCAGAATCAAACTATCACCGGTCCTTTCACACAGTCACTTTTGGTACTTTTTGGCCACAGGGCAAAACCCACAAAGGCGGCAGCCACTAGGTTCTGCCTGCCTAGTTGCAAACAGCAGTTAACCATTCCTGAATTATATGACAGTAATGTGGTTACTATAAATTAATTGAAGAAAGTGCATCAAGTGTTCAAGTAGGGTGTATAGTTTCAAACACACTTGGGGAAGGGATGCAGATGGCATGTACTGCAACCTGCACTAAATGGAAGAGAAAAAAGTGACcttacaaaaggaaaaaaaaaaaaaaaaaatttggcATAGTTGTCCTAGCCATTTTACTCATACAGTCCTAGGTGGAGAAGCCAAAGTCTATATCCAGTAAACAGACTAATAGACTTTGTATCCCTTGATTGGCAGTTACATTGCAGAAATTCAAGCTTTTGTCTGTGCACAGAGGGGTTGTTAAGAGGGCGGGACAGTGGTTTCACAATCAGTGTCTCATCTCTTCGAAGCGCGTCGGGGGTCCCTGCCATTGCTGATTGTGACAGATGGTTTGGGTGGGGCAGGAGGTCCCCCTACAGTCACTGAAGGAGGGCCATTGCCTGGAACACGTCCATTTGTTCTTCCCTGAGCCCCAAAGTTAGAAGGTGCAGGAGCAGCATTGTTGGGAAATGTCTGCATAGCACCGTTTCCTGTCAAAGATGCAGTAGTGAGTTAAGAGACACATCAGTTTCTCAGGGGGTGCAAGTCTAGCCTTGGAGGGTCACATCACTGCAGAACATCTTTCATTTAACACAGATCATCTAACTTGGCTAGAAGGAAATCTCTGCACTGCTGTGGCCCATCACAATCAGACTTCACACTTTTTTTGGTCATATATTGTTGTACTATTCTTTTGCCATTGCAGATTATTGCTCAAATGGGCATTtgtacaatgttttttttaatggttcatTTTTAATAACGAATTTTAAATGTCACAATGGTGAATGTTCATGAAGGCAGAAAGATCCTTACCTGCTTGTACAGGCGTACCCACATTTTGATTGGGTGGAGAATTTCCTCGCTGTTCTTTACCCTTTTGACAAGAAACCAGAGATACTTCAAAACAGGAACAGTTCACCCCACTTTACAGTTCAGTAACAACTTCAGCCACCCAAATGCTAATGTTGCAAGGAAGTTTTAGTTTCCATTTCCCCTCATAAAGTCACTTCTAGAGCTTTcaggctacacttacagtaCAAAGAAAAATCCCTCAATGACATTTTATCTTTCAATCATGAATACTTCATTTTATGATCTggagcctatttataagcagtACATGTGAAGGATGCCTTCAAACAAGGTGAAGCAAGTCTCCTGTATTTTGCCATCCAAGTGTACAGTAAATATTAACTTACCGTCTTGTTCTGCTGGTTGGCCTGGGCTAGCAGCTCTGGATTTGGCTCACTAAAATTAGGAACTTCCGAGTACACCATACAGAACCTGGATAAGAGTTAGACTACTTTACCATCACACCACATTACACTGCCATACATTCTCACGTATGTTACCACTTAAAGCAAAAGTCTCAGGTCAAGATGCACTACTCACTCTCCAATTTTCTGTAGGTCTCCACCTCGTCCAGTGTACAGGGTGAGGCATCCCTTCCAAATGGAGGCATAACTGCACCACAAACCATTTAAACAGTTAATAATAAGAAACAGGTcacttttgtattttgtatctGGTCAATGAAAGTGTACAGACCAGTCAGATGGAGAGGAGAAATTAGAAGTGATGCTGTGGGTGTGCCAAAGTGTACAGTGAAACAAAGAAGCATTACCCTCGTGTAAGGCGAATAATGTCCCCTGGCTGGATGAGGCTGCCTAGTTCATCCCAAACAGAGATGGCGATGCTGCCGCTTTTATCGGCCACTTTACAAGAGCGCACTTCATGACCATCCTTTGTCTTAGTCACCCGACCTGGAAAGTGAAAGCACAGCAATTGAGAACAGTGCAGTCGGGTTTTAACACGAGTCAAGGCGAACTGATATTGAAGCCCAAGAGTAGTATCGGACAGTTAGTCAAGAAACGAGTCATCAAAACGGATCGCTGTCTCTTTAAGGGTTGAAGGggggggaaaaagaaagaaaaggtttagcCAATTTGTCATGAGAAACACATCGCGGAGGGGGGGTTACACAACTCACCTATTTCCAAAACTATAAAAACGATATTGAGGTTTTTCGATCCCGGCTTTACGTCTTTGATCAAGATGACCGCCTCGTTGGAAACGCTCGACATGTCTGGAGGAGCGCTGAACTGAGCGGCTAGCAGAGGGCTAGCTTAAGGCTAGTGCGACACCAAGCAGCATTCGGCACAGCTAGCGGGCTAGCTggctaaaatgacaaaaaaaggaagaaaaataaCACACCAACACGAATGTAAACTTATGGGGGCTTAAAAGCCCAGATCCGCGTGGTCTAGCCTGGTTGACTACAACGATGTAAACAGAACAGTCGAGGCTAGATCGCTAGGAGgatgttagctatattagctacTAACCGGTAAACCTGAAGTTAACGTTTGAGGCGCCGTGTTTTACAAAGTAAGCCACCTTGCTATTACTTGAAAAACGGGAAATCCTCTTGTCCTCACACTaaacagcagcataattattcaCTTTATCATTCTGCTGTTCAGAGTAGCTTTAAACCCTAGCTGCCCGTTtggggaaaagagagaagaaaaacgAGGACGCTGTTTGAACACGGttaaaaatacttaaaaaaaaaaaaccccgcATGAGTGTCTTATCTGCCACTTCTAGCTACCCCCGTCttcctttaaaagaaaaagacgAGCTAACGTTGCGCTAACGCTGAGGTCTCCCGAAAATCTCACTGACGCCTCGCTTCCGAATCTAGCTACACAATGAAGGTGGCGAGGAGCTGCAGCCACAAAAGACTGCGAACAAGCGAGGATATTTTCGTCTACACTTTAAGATAGTGTGTATTTCTGTTCGCCCTctcaaaagaaaagaaaaaagtggcTTAAATAATCTGATCGACGAACTGAACTGTTCTATAACGCACTCGAAAAAATGTAGGATACACCAAGCTAGCCAGCTAACTTTACTTCTGGTAAAAAGTCTGGTTTTGGTAAGCGTTCATAAACTCGCTATAACGGCTGTTTAGGTTGATTGTTTTTAACCTAGCTAAGTGGTTCTATTTGTGAGGCACTACAGTCATCTTTATATTAAACCCCGACCTCggaaaaaagggagaaaaaatTAAATCGCTTTGACATTGCTGCCTGGCGCACCCTCACCAACAGAAatgaaggaag
The genomic region above belongs to Salminus brasiliensis chromosome 8, fSalBra1.hap2, whole genome shotgun sequence and contains:
- the ftcdnl1 gene encoding formiminotransferase N-terminal subdomain-containing protein; this encodes MASTLGRRLVACLLNISEARERNLVETVAQAAITDKHGRRRKGTTVLNIFSDYDYNRSVITIVASIDLIKDAVLSACEQAFSMIDMNEHEGVHPCMGAVDLVPLYPLGQDVDLEDCGKEARVLATELTERVLGTSAFFFGWADVPLRRGLAQRRKEMGWFRKVPNMAAIQPDIGPQPTRQYGLTGIGASSYVMNCNVTIDTQDLALGRGVAAAIRESSPGGIPGVQVMALPHEGTVEIACNVESVQAGSPSDLSNGMEPWPAFTIGDRNLFHAPASLITARVTELAGCHGVATKGTALVGFTPLECKDLAERALAQEIGEFWKMLHSVRM
- the nabp1a gene encoding SOSS complex subunit B2, whose translation is MSSVSNEAVILIKDVKPGSKNLNIVFIVLEIGRVTKTKDGHEVRSCKVADKSGSIAISVWDELGSLIQPGDIIRLTRGYASIWKGCLTLYTGRGGDLQKIGEFCMVYSEVPNFSEPNPELLAQANQQNKTGKEQRGNSPPNQNVGTPVQAGNGAMQTFPNNAAPAPSNFGAQGRTNGRVPGNGPPSVTVGGPPAPPKPSVTISNGRDPRRASKR